The following coding sequences are from one Musa acuminata AAA Group cultivar baxijiao chromosome BXJ1-6, Cavendish_Baxijiao_AAA, whole genome shotgun sequence window:
- the LOC103990078 gene encoding uncharacterized protein LOC103990078 has product MVVTIDPKVWHKAAAISGVAALGLGTYGFHVFSPQNPSFKEVWHTAALYHLVHTAALVGAPITKFPNIFGGLLTAGILAFSGSCYMAAYFEDKNYSFPAPFGGFAFVAAWASLLF; this is encoded by the exons ATGGTGGTCACGATCGATCCCAAGGTGTGGCATAAGGCCGCTGCAATCTCCG GCGTTGCTGCGCTTGGCCTTGGGACTTACGGCTTTCATGTCTTCAGCCCCCAGAACCCATCTTTCAAAGAG GTTTGGCACACCGCCGCCCTCTACCACTTGGTCCACACGGCCGCCTTGGTTGGAGCTCCGATCACCAAATTCCCCAACATC TTTGGAGGGCTTCTGACTGCCGGTATCTTGGCCTTCTCGGGATC GTGCTACATGGCGGCTTATTTTGAAGACAAAAATTACTCTTTTCCTGCGCCATTTGGTGGATTTGCATTTGTTGCTGCTTGGGCTAGCTTACTCTTCTGA
- the LOC103990256 gene encoding protein TORNADO 1, giving the protein MSSSTATSGIDEALHALRSESSSLQNVHFHQSQISSSSCQIAENSMSINISTNREGARFLCQLLGEMAVQGGSFKNLMNLAFNGMQWEQRQLERLCSLLDVSPSLTYLEFQRNRFRNEGVRELSEMLERNKAIKAVIFSECRIEAAGASLLSSALTKNDTLEELQIWEDSIGSRGAEDLARTIEVNPTLKLLIVFDKESITATPLISAILARSRNMEVHIWSRDNGDRSSKVVEFTPEDNTLRIYKLEASGSRRVACALAWNSTVRTLDMSGIRLRSRWAKEFRVALEQNTSLKDVRLSRTCLRDKAVVYVAAGLFMNQSLENLHLDQNWLTGVGVEHLLCPLSRFSALQNQANTTLRSLVFGGGKTKIGKAGLAAILRMLETNQTIVRLGICGDASLKPDDIVKIFRILERNATLRWLSLEGCAGVQGEMVLQAIMETLQVNPWIEEVDLGRTPLQIAGKTDGIYEKLGQNGSMVAEDDLVDDLPLTMPRCCRIFLCGQEDAGKSTLCNSIFCNMNSSKLPYADQMRSLVTSIEQIMRRAVIKIKTIYDGDIKISIWNLAGQHENFALHDLFFPGYGSPSFFLIVSSLLQKPANKEPKSPEEIEDDLLYWLKFIVSNSRRATAQSMLPYVTIILTHSDRVSQQSGVLQSTANSIQRLKERFQGFVDFYPTVFMVDARSSMSVSKLAHHLRKTSETILQRVPRVFELCDDLRTILSNWRSENFNKPALRWKEFGELCQLKVPALRIRSRHNNIDRVERRRRAVANSLHHIGEVIFFDDLGFLVLDYEWFFGEVLSQLVTLDAANMERFEKIGFVSRTVLEKMLRRTMQHQNPLMGSKVYDNMEAGDLIKMMLKLELCYEQDPGDPQTLLLIPSILEEGRGRNQGWQPSSPDCVYVGRQLECDHWHMFLTKGFFPRLQVHLYNKILGSKNQQGAVYSLERNLICMIINGVHVRVEIGGQLGSYIDVLACSTKTVTETLRLFHHLIIPAIQSMCPSITFAENIMRPDCVRYLIPSRSRKTQCVPLQQIKQALLSMPADSMYDYQHTWSSLVSNNKLILQSGSDYARGLLSDEDFREVLHRRYYDLHHLAVELAVPFESSQESAKVVVNDAQHTIEPSLSGIAKGVEVVLQRLKVLEQEIKDLKQEIQGLRYYEHQLLIELHRKVDYLVSFDVQLEERKVPRLFYFVQVQNNSRRLITTLLPGMTSLRLHMLCEFKREMHVVEDQMGCELMQVDNQAIKCLLPYMSGLMKLLTFALKIGAHVVAGMGQMIPDLAKEFAHLIDSSLLYGGAAAMTAGAIGYAATGQGGRRFRSRSGERNMAQEVVGAQQWLLDFLNSQRIATGKDIAERFGLWRVRYSDTGNIAWICRKHMILRRNEVMEVPV; this is encoded by the exons ATGTCATCCAGCACAGCCACCAGCGGTATTGATGAGGCTCTGCATGCACTCAGGTCAGAGAGCAGTTCTCTGCAAAATGTTCACTTCCACCAGTCTCAAATCAGTTCAAGCTCTTGCCAGATAGCAGAGAATTCGATGAGCATCAACATCTCTACGAACAGAGAAGGTGCTCGATTCCTCTGTCAGCTTCTTGGTGAGATGGCAGTGCAAGGGGGCAGCTTCAAGAATCTCATGAACTTGGCATTTAATGGAATGCAGTGGGAGCAGAGGCAACTTGAGAGGTTGTGTTCGTTGCTCGATGTCAGTCCAAGCCTCACATACCTGGAGTTCCAAAGAAACAGGTTCCGCAACGAAGGCGTGCGAGAGCTATCAGAAATGCTCGAAAGAAACAAAGCAATCAAAGCAGTCATATTCTCCGAGTGTCGGATCGAGGCGGCCGGTGCGAGCCTTCTGTCGTCGGCGTTGACGAAGAACGACACACTGGAAGAACTCCAGATATGGGAGGACTCGATCGGTTCGAGAGGAGCCGAAGACCTCGCGAGAACGATTGAGGTGAACCCAACACTAAAACTGCTGATCGTATTCGACAAGGAATCCATCACTGCAACACCGCTCATCTCCGCGATACTAGCAAGGAGTCGGAATATGGAAGTTCATATATGGAGTAGAGATAATGGTGACAGGAGCTCCAAGGTAGTCGAGTTCACCCCTGAAGACAACACCCTGAGGATCTACAAGCTTGAGGCTTCAGGTTCCCGGAGAGTGGCCTGTGCATTGGCATGGAATTCTACTGTGAGGACCCTAGACATGTCAGGAATTCGTCTGAGATCGAGGTGGGCGAAGGAGTTCAGAGTGGCCTTAGAACAGAACACAAGCCTGAAAGATGTCAGATTGTCAAGAACTTGCCTTAGAGACAAGGCAGTGGTGTATGTAGCTGCCGGGCTTTTCATGAACCAGAGCTTAGAGAACTTGCATTTGGATCAGAACTGGTTGACTGGAGTCGGTGTGGAGCATCTGCTGTGTCCCCTGAGCAGGTTCTCTGCGCTGCAAAATCAAGCAAACACGACATTGAGATCATTGGTTTTCGGGGGAGGGAAGACAAAGATCGGAAAAGCAGGTTTAGCAGCGATCCTCAGAATGCTGGAGACGAACCAGACCATTGTTCGATTGGGCATCTGCGGTGATGCTAGTTTGAAGCCAGATGATATCGTCAAAATCTTCAGGATCTTGGAAAGAAATGCAACACTACGGTGGCTATCCTTGGAGGGGTGTGCAGGGGTTCAAGGAGAAATGGTGTTGCAGGCCATAATGGAGACCTTGCAGGTCAATCCTTGGATCGAAGAGGTCGATCTTGGTCGAACGCCTTTGCAAATCGCTGGGAAGACGGATGGGATCTACGAGAAGCTGGGGCAGAACGGGAGCATGGTGGCAGAGGATGACTTGGTTGATGACTTGCCACTGACCATGCCCAGATGCTGCAGAATCTTCCTCTGTGGCCAAGAAGATGCAG GAAAAAGCACCCTGTGTAACTCCATCTTCTGCAACATGAACTCTTCGAAGCTACCTTACGCGGATCAGATGAGAAGTCTGGTGACTTCTATCGAGCAGATCATGCGAAGGGCAGTCATCAAGATAAAGACTATATATGATGGTGATATAAAGATCTCGATCTGGAACCTCGCTGGTCAACATGAGAACTTTGCATTACATGACCTCTTCTTTCCAGGCTATGGAAGCCCCTCGTTCTTCCTGATAGTATCCAGCTTGCTCCAAAAGCCTGCCAACAAAGAACCGAAGAGCCCAGAGGAGATTGAGGATGACCTCCTCTACTGGCTCAAGTTCATAGTTTCAAACTCCAGGAGGGCAACAGCACAGTCCATGCTACCATATGTCACCATAATTCTCACCCACTCCGACAGAGTGTCGCAGCAATCGGGCGTCCTGCAGTCAACTGCTAATTCCATACAAAGACTCAAGGAGAGGTTCCAAGGTTTTGTGGATTTCTATCCCACTGTCTTCATGGTAGATGCAAGATCATCCATGTCAGTGAGCAAACTCGCACATCATCTGCGAAAAACCAGCGAAACCATCCTCCAAAGGGTTCCCCGAGTCTTTGAGTTGTGCGATGACCTGCGAACAATCCTGTCAAATTGGAGGTCTGAAAACTTCAACAAGCCAGCGTTGAGATGGAAGGAATTCGGTGAGTTGTGCCAGCTTAAAGTCCCAGCATTGAGAATTCGATCGAGGCACAACAACATCGACAGGGTGGAGCGGCGGCGGCGTGCAGTAGCAAATTCTTTGCACCACATCGGAGAGGTGATCTTCTTCGACGATCTCGGGTTTCTGGTCTTGGACTACGAATGGTTCTTCGGAGAGGTGCTCAGCCAGCTGGtaacattagatgcagcaaacatGGAAAGATTCGAGAAAATTGGCTTTGTGAGCAGGACAGTCCTGGAGAAGATGTTAAGAAGAACAATGCAGCATCAGAATCCTCTGATGGGCTCAAAAGTGTACGACAATATGGAGGCTGGTGATCTCATAAAGATGATGCTAAAATTGGAACTGTGCTATGAACAAGATCCTGGTGACCCACAGACACTTCTTCTGATACCATCAATTCTTGAAGAAGGCAGAGGAAGAAATCAGGGATGGCAACCGAGCTCTCCTGATTGTGTCTATGTTGGGAGGCAACTGGAATGTGATCACTGGCACATGTTTCTGACAAAAGGCTTCTTTCCCAGACTACAG GTGCATCTATACAACAAAATACTGGGATCCAAGAACCAACAAGGTGCAGTTTACAGCCTAGAGAGAAACCTCATCTGCATGATCATCAATGGAGTCCATGTCAGAGTGGAAATTGGGGGTCAACTCGGCTCCTACATCGATGTTCTTGCTTGTTCTACGAAGACCGTCACGGAAACTCTCAGACTCTTCCACCATCTCATAATCCCAGCAATCCAAAGTATGTGCCCCAGCATCACCTTCGCAGAGAACATTATGAGGCCAGACTGCGTCAGATATCTGATACCGTCGAGGTCGAGGAAAACCCAGTGTGTGCCTCTGCAACAGATAAAGCAGGCTTTGCTCTCCATGCCCGCAGACAGCATGTACGATTACCAGCACACCTGGAGTTCACTCGTGAGCAATAACAAGCTCATCTTGCAGTCTGGTTCAGATTATGCAAGAGGTCTACTGTCCGATGAGGATTTCCGAGAGGTGCTACACCGGAGGTACTACGATCTGCATCATCTCGCCGTGGAGCTGGCCGTGCCATTTGAGAGCTCGCAGGAGTCTGCCAAAGTGGTCGTAAACGACGCTCAACACACCATCGAACCCTCTCTATCGGGCATCGCGAAGGGCGTAGAAGTAGTTCTGCAGCGGCTGAAAGTTCTGGAGCAGGAAATCAAGGATCTGAAGCAGGAGATTCAAGGACTCAGATACTACGAGCATCAGCTTCTCATCGAGCTTCACAGGAAGGTCGACTATCTCGTGAGCTTCGACGTCCAGTTGGAAGAAAGGAAGGTGCCGCGTTTGTTCTACTTCGTCCAGGTACAGAACAACTCCAGAAGACTGATCACGACACTGCTTCCGGGCATGACGTCGCTTCGGCTGCACATGCTGTGCGAGTTCAAGAGGGAGATGCATGTGGTGGAAGACCAGATGGGCTGTGAGCTGATGCAGGTAGATAACCAGGCGATCAAGTGCTTGCTGCCTTACATGAGTGGATTGATGAAGCTCCTGACTTTTGCTCTCAAGATAGGAGCGCACGTTGTGGCAGGGATGGGGCAGATGATACCTGATTTGGCAAAGGAGTTCGCTCACTTGATCGACTCGTCGCTTCTGTACGGAGGGGCGGCCGCCATGACCGCCGGGGCCATCGGATACGCAGCAACCGGACAAGGAGGAAGAAGGTTCAGAAGCAGAAGTGGAGAGAGAAACATGGCGCAGGAGGTGGTAGGTGCCCAGCAATGGCTATTGGATTTCTTGAACTCTCAGAGGATTGCAACCGGAAAGGACATAGCTGAGAGATTTGGCTTATGGAGGGTGAGGTACAGTGACACCGGTAATATTGCATGGATCTGCAGAAAACACATGATactgagaagaaatgaagtcatgGAGGTGCCAGTTTGA
- the LOC135677320 gene encoding probable protein phosphatase 2C 55, translating to MPSTYLPKHKGLQTSSELLRSRGRSFLFGNTCFVLSEPFSALGSGFHLLSRPSSSDCDRRATQSGIGTLLRSVNNQLSQPAQRFPFRWNIMSASSAFLRGSDSFARHLAKDNARSGNGLSGVMRVDIGYSYKGLDHCRRASGSLKNREPWGTNMIYKCFWSNAYGLNWRSKSLVDPGSQDYQTSCTAPYSAGVAPDVSFDAAMHEEQLQTPDLNSEQKILGDKFLKLLSGSCYLPHPKKEETGGEDAHFICVNEQVIGVADGVGGWADLGVDAGQYARELMSNSVNAIQEEPKGSVNPARVLDKAYSITKARGSSTACIIALTDQGIHAINLGDSGFIVVRDGCTIIRSPVQQHDFNFTYQLESGNGSDLPSAAQVFTFLVASGDVIIAGTDGLFDNLYNNEITAVVVHATRAGLGPQVTAQKIAALARQRALDKNRQTPFSTAAQDAGYRYYGGKLDDITVVVSHVTASDA from the exons ATGCCATCGACCTACTTGCCGAAGCACAAAGGGCTGCAGACCTCGTCCGAACTCCTGCGCAGCCGCGGACGGAGCTTCTTGTTCGGGAACACCTGCTTCGTCCTCTCCGAGCCCTTCTCCGCGCTCGGCTCCGGCTTCCATCTCCTCTCGAGGCCGTCCTCCAGCGACTGCGACCGTCGTGCCACTCAATCCGGCATCGGGACGCTCCTTAGGAGCGTCAATAACCAGCTTTCGCAGCCGGCGCAGAGGTTTCCGTTTCGGTGGAACATAATGTCCGCCAGCAGCGCTTTCTTGCGAGGGTCCGATTCCTTCGCCAGGCACCTGGCGAAGGATAACGCCAGATCTGGGAATGGTCTGAGCGGTGTGATGCGGGTCGATATTGGTTATAGCTACAAGGGCCTTGACCACTGCAGGAGAGCGAGTGGAAGCTTGAAAAATCGGGAACCTTGGGGTACTAATATGATCTACAAGTGTTTCTGGTCTAATGCATATGGGTTGAATTGGAGATCGAAATCCTTGGTGGATCCGGGGAGTCAAGATTATCAGACATCATGTACGGCACCTTACTCTGCGGGGGTGGCTCCTGATGTATCCTTTGATGCAGCCATGCATGAGGAGCAGCTTCAGACTCCTGATCTCAACTCTGAACA AAAAATTCTAGGTGACAAGTTCTTAAAGCTGCTCTCTGGATCTTGTTATCTACCACACCCTAAGAAGGAGGAAACTGGAGGAGAGGATGCTCATTTTATTTGTGTTAATGAGCAAGTCATTGGTGTGGCAGATGGTGTTGGTGGTTGGGCTGATCTTGGTGTTGATGCAGGACAGTATGCCAGAGAACTTATGTCTAATTCAGTAAACGCGATTCAAGAAGAGCCAAAAGGCAGTGTCAATCCTGCAAGGGTTCTTGATAAAGCCTACTCAATAACTAAAGCCAGGGGATCTTCGACAGCATGCATCATTGCACTCACTGACCAG GGCATTCATGCAATCAATCTAGGAGATAGTGGCTTCATAGTTGTGAGAGATGGGTGCACGATCATTAGGTCACCTGTACAACAGCATGATTTCAATTTCACTTATCAGCTTGAGAGTGGTAATGGCAGTGATCTCCCCAGTGCTGCACAG GTGTTTACCTTTCTTGTTGCGTCTGGTGATGTCATCATTGCTGGAACGGATGGACTGTTTGATAACTTGTACAATAATGAAATTACGGCTGTTGTCGTCCATGCCACAAGAGCTGGCCTGGGGCCTCAGGTAACAGCTCAGAAGATAGCTGCACTTGCACGACAGCGAGCACTAGATAAAAACCGGCAAACTCCTTTTTCAACTGCTGCCCAAGATGCTGGATATCGATACTATGGAGGCAAACTTGATGACATTACTGTTGTCGTCTCCCACGTCACTGCATCTGATGCTTAA
- the LOC103990076 gene encoding lectin produces MGAVSSRRREAKEDAKNKVPHKFQAISGTAANPSVDESLEDHISSGSFLSNNRKKYWVDEKTGANCFALVARDLSITWGDDPRYWQWLPMKEAGEVEIEVASLKQVCWLEIHGKLEMSHLTPAVTYDIFFEVMISKETASGWGTPVNLRVKFPDGRVEEHKESLLEKPRGRWIALTVCKLKTRPEAAGEMEISLLECESGQWKRGLIVKGVIVRPTN; encoded by the exons ATGGGTGCTGTGTCATCACGAAGGAGAGAAGCTAAGGAGGATGCCAAAAACAAAGTTCCACACAAGTTTCAGGCCATCAGTGGGACGGCAGCAAACCCCTCCGTGGATGAGAGTCTCGAGGACCACATCTCCTCGGGCAGCTTCTTAAGCAACAACAGGAAG AAGTATTGGGTGGATGAGAAAACTGGGGCAAACTGCTTCGCTTTGGTTGCTAGAGACCTATCGATCACTTGGGGTGATGACCCAAGATACTGGCAGTGGCTTCCGATGAAAGAAGCAGG GGAAGTGGAGATCGAAGTGGCATCACTGAAACAGGTGTGTTGGCTGGAAATCCATGGAAAGCTTGAGATGTCTCATCTTACACCTGCGGTCACGTACGATATCTTCTTCGAAGTGATGATAAGCAAGGAAACTGCTTCTGGCTGGGGAACACCGGTGAATCTGAGGGTGAAGTTCCCCGACGGAAGAGTTGAAGAGCACAAGGAGAGCCTGCTAGAGAAACCTAGAGGACGGTGGATTGCTCTTACAGTGTGCAAGCTCAAGACACGCCCCGAAGCAGCAGGAGAAATGGAGATCTCCTTGCTCGAGTGCGAAAGTGGACAGTGGAAGCGAGGCCTCATCGTTAAAGGTGTCATCGTTCGCCCCACGAACTGA
- the LOC135677321 gene encoding PTI1-like tyrosine-protein kinase At3g15890, whose translation MALCSFFCCGKTSDRRDKRKKNSSTWRVFSLKELQSATNNFNYDNKIGEGGFGSVYWGQLWDGSQIAVKRLKVWSNKAELQFAVEVEILGKVRHKNLLSLRGYCAEGQERLIVCDYLPNLSLISHLHGHNSAECLLDWDRRMSIAIGSAEGIAYLHHHATPRIIHRDIKASNVLLDTNFQARVADFGFAKLIPDDATHVTTKVKGTLGYLAPEYAMYGKASESCDVYSFGVVLLELASGKKSIEKPSPTVKLPITEWALPLARERKFKEIADLKLKGNYAEAELKRMVLVALICAQSMPEKRPTMLEVVDLLKGESKENLSDLENDEMFRPEPAGISQVLSGPNGSSDFISEEKNSEANANEMGL comes from the exons ATGGCTCTCTGTTCCTTCTTCTGCTGTGGGAAGACATCCGATAG GAGGGATAAGCGGAAGAAGAATTCCTCAACTTGGAGGGTGTTCTCCTTAAAGGAGTTGCAGTCTGCCACCAACAACTTCAATTACGATAACAAGATCGGAGAAGGGGGATTCGGCAGTGTGTATTGGGGCCAGCTCTGGGACGGATCTCAG ATTGCAGTCAAAAGATTAAAAGTCTGGAGCAACAAGGCTGAACTGCAATTTGCTGTTGAGGTTGAGATTTTGGGCAAAGTGAGGCATAAGAACCTCTTAAGTTTGCGAGGATACTGTGCTGAAGGACAAGAGCGTCTTATAGTTTGTGACTATCTGCCAAATCTCAGTCTAATCTCACATCTGCATGGACATAATTCAGCTGAGTGCCTTCTTGACTGGGACAGGAGAATGTCCATTGCCATAGGGTCAGCTGAGGGGATCGC CTACCTTCACCACCATGCAACACCTCGTATAATCCATAGGGACATAAAAGCAAGCAACGTTTTGCTAGATACCAATTTCCAGGCACGAGTTGCTGATTTTGGCTTTGCCAAGCTCATCCCTGATGATGCAACTCATGTTACAACAAAGGTGAAAGGCACCCTTGGCTACCTTGCACCCGAGTATGCCATGTATGGAAAGGCCTCAGAGAGTTGTGATGTATATAGCTTTGGAGTAGTCCTTCTTGAGCTTGCTAGTGGAAAGAAGTCTATAGAGAAGCCAAGCCCAACAGTGAAGCTACCAATTACCGAGTGGGCTCTACCTTTGGCTAGGGAGAGAAAGTTCAAGGAAATTGCAGATCTGAAGCTCAAAGGGAACTATGCAGAGGCAGAACTGAAGAGAATGGTGCTCGTTGCTCTCATATGTGCGCAGAGCATGCCCGAAAAGAGACCAACAATGCTGGAGGTAGTGGACTTGCTTAAAGGGGAGTCCAAAGAGAACCTATCTGATTTGGAGAACGATGAAATGTTCAGGCCTGAGCCAGCTGGGATTTCTCAAGTACTGTCAGGTCCTAATGGTAGCTCCGATTTCATATCCGAAGAGAAGAATTCCGAAGCAAATGCAAATGAAATGGGCTTATAG
- the LOC103990074 gene encoding calmodulin-like protein 7: MEILLLFAIFLFTCGIINYYCFLPRSKLIPWLCSLLPAASSPPKPVERCYKEEKGNEDDNIELQSIFSTFDKDGDGFITVKELEESLRRLGLAVTGNEAMRMLERVDTNGDCLIDLGEFRELYAALGRGQGPSGGDGGGEEEEETALKEAFDVFDGNRDGVIAAEELATVLTSLGLKQGARLEDCRDMIRRVDRDGDGKVSFDEFKKMMKTKGGKLL; this comes from the coding sequence ATGGAAATCCTCCTATTATTCGCCATATTTCTCTTCACCTGCGGCATCATCAACTACTACTGCTTCCTCCCCCGTTCGAAGTTAATACCATGGCTTTGCTCACTTCTTCCCGCTGCTTCCTCACCGCCAAAGCCAGTGGAAAGATGTTacaaggaggagaagggaaacgAGGACGACAACATCGAGCTCCAGAGCATATTCTCGACCTTCGACAAGGATGGCGATGGCTTCATCACCGTAAAGGAGCTGGAGGAGTCGCTCAGGAGGTTGGGCCTCGCGGTCACGGGCAATGAGGCGATGCGTATGTTGGAAAGAGTCGATACCAATGGAGATTGCCTCATAGACCTCGGGGAGTTCCGCGAGCTGTACGCTGCGCTTGGGAGAGGTCAAGGACCAAGCGGTGGAGATGGTggcggagaggaggaagaagagacggCTTTGAAAGAGGCCTTCGACGTCTTCGATGGTAACAGAGATGGGGTGATAGCAGCGGAGGAGCTGGCCACGGTGCTGACCTCGCTAGGGCTGAAGCAAGGGGCGAGGCTGGAGGACTGCAGAGATATGATAAGGAGGGTGGACAGGGATGGGGATGGCAAGGTGAGCTTCGATGAATTCAAGAAGATGATGAAGACGAAAGGTGGGAAGCTCCTTTGA